Proteins co-encoded in one Nitratireductor kimnyeongensis genomic window:
- the otnC gene encoding 3-oxo-tetronate 4-phosphate decarboxylase, whose product MSEEARLREEMAFLAKSLYDRGLTHGSTGNISARLSDGSLLVTPTGSSLGMLDPARISRLDADFNHVDGDRPTKEVPLHSAFYETRQAQTGAVVHLHSTHSVALSVLPETDPDNVLPPITPYSLMQLGKVKLLPYFMPGDAAMGEAVKGLAGKHSAVLLANHGPVVAAKNLKAAVFAMEELEATARLVLLTRGMNAKLLSEGDVAELTTRYPPG is encoded by the coding sequence ATGAGTGAAGAAGCGCGTCTGCGCGAGGAAATGGCATTTCTCGCAAAGTCACTCTATGACCGGGGCCTGACCCATGGCTCGACGGGAAACATTTCCGCGCGGCTTTCCGATGGCAGTCTGCTCGTCACGCCGACGGGGTCTTCGCTTGGCATGCTCGACCCGGCGCGTATTTCCCGTCTGGACGCAGATTTCAATCATGTTGACGGCGATCGGCCGACCAAGGAAGTGCCTCTGCATTCAGCCTTCTATGAAACGCGTCAAGCCCAGACCGGGGCAGTGGTGCATCTGCATTCCACCCATTCCGTGGCGCTCTCGGTGCTTCCGGAAACCGACCCCGACAATGTGCTGCCGCCGATCACACCCTATTCGCTCATGCAGCTCGGTAAGGTGAAGCTTCTGCCCTATTTCATGCCCGGCGATGCGGCCATGGGAGAGGCGGTGAAGGGGCTTGCCGGAAAACACTCCGCCGTGCTTCTCGCCAATCACGGGCCGGTAGTGGCGGCGAAGAATCTGAAAGCGGCCGTCTTTGCCATGGAAGAGCTGGAAGCAACCGCGCGGCTGGTGCTTCTTACCCGTGGCATGAATGCAAAGCTTTTGAGCGAGGGTGACGTGGCGGAGCTGACAACGCGCTACCCGCCCGGGTGA
- a CDS encoding aldo/keto reductase — MTLPAVKLGPDGPNVSRLCLGTMMFGDQADEAAAVAILDTYLQAGGNFIDTADSYAGTRSETLLGKLLGERAPVLLATKCGNAVAGVEASGGLSAHWILRAAEMSLERLRREKIDLFYLHHDDNVTPLDEMVSAIGELLSRGMIGAWGISNFRPWKIVELVRQADLQDIARPVAAQPYYHLLNRTAEADYLPACRHFGIGVIPYSPLARGVLTGKYRSGTPEGSRAGRGDRRMMETEFHPATLELAAKAAAYADAKGVAPAHLALQWVLANDAVTSVLIGPRTVDQLNAYLEAMNTPYDGQDEDFLSALCTPGTTPVPNYWDPRAPLQGRQVRLGEQSDG; from the coding sequence ATGACGCTGCCTGCGGTGAAACTGGGGCCCGATGGTCCCAATGTCTCGCGTCTTTGCCTCGGCACGATGATGTTCGGCGATCAGGCGGATGAGGCGGCAGCGGTGGCGATCCTTGACACCTATCTGCAGGCGGGCGGCAACTTCATCGACACGGCCGATTCCTATGCGGGGACGCGGTCGGAAACGCTTCTTGGCAAGCTTCTCGGCGAACGCGCGCCGGTGCTCCTTGCCACCAAATGCGGCAATGCCGTCGCCGGCGTCGAGGCAAGCGGAGGGCTTTCCGCACACTGGATCTTGCGGGCGGCGGAGATGTCGCTCGAGCGCCTCAGGCGGGAGAAGATCGATCTCTTCTACCTGCACCACGATGATAATGTCACACCGCTGGACGAGATGGTTTCGGCGATAGGCGAGCTCCTTTCCCGCGGCATGATTGGCGCCTGGGGGATTTCGAATTTCCGGCCATGGAAAATTGTGGAGCTGGTGCGCCAGGCTGATCTTCAGGACATTGCCCGTCCGGTTGCCGCGCAGCCCTATTATCATCTGCTCAACCGGACGGCGGAGGCGGACTATCTGCCGGCCTGCCGTCATTTCGGCATTGGCGTCATTCCCTATTCACCGCTGGCGCGCGGGGTGCTGACGGGGAAATACCGTTCAGGAACTCCTGAAGGGTCGCGGGCCGGGCGAGGAGACCGACGCATGATGGAAACGGAGTTTCATCCTGCAACGCTTGAGCTTGCCGCAAAGGCTGCCGCATATGCAGATGCCAAAGGCGTCGCACCGGCCCATCTTGCATTGCAATGGGTGCTGGCGAACGACGCCGTGACAAGCGTGCTGATCGGCCCGCGCACGGTCGACCAGCTGAATGCCTATCTGGAGGCGATGAACACGCCCTATGATGGCCAGGACGAAGACTTTCTGAGCGCGCTGTGCACGCCCGGCACCACACCGGTTCCCAATTACTGGGACCCGCGGGCCCCGCTTCAGGGCAGGCAAGTCCGCCTAGGGGAGCAGAGTGATGGATGA
- a CDS encoding tripartite tricarboxylate transporter permease: protein MFEFLLSQFTSFASVFAELALDPVTYLYLVGSVALGIIFGALPGLTATLAVTILTGFFGNKFPVEQSLIALIGAYVGAIYGGSYPSILLNIPGTAASAATAMDGHPLAKQGRGGEALGMTTTASFIGTMIGTFCLLIFVWVLMAVSKQIASPEKALLALFGILVSGTLMSTDLVVKGWIAGLIGLAMAMVGLDPILSEQRYTFGWSYLLSGFMVVPVLMGAFAIPQILNGLREGALAANPIQIGRILPSFGKIRRYLPTISRSGAIGVGIGSLPGVGEDVSGWVSYGVGKSFSKEPEKFGKGSLEGLISSETANNACIGGALIPLLVLGIPGSPPAAALLGALMINNVTPGPTIDPMLIIRIVAILVLASFTMFVLGLFMARIFISVLRLPQTIFLPIVMVLTTIGSFSVGGGVNDLFLMVVVGLVSFALIRMEYPIAPLVIGVILGGLFDETFRRSLLVSDGDLTTFLMRPGAAILVVLNLLLILSQIPAVKRGAGRLFRRKAAASGLPTESEKA, encoded by the coding sequence ATGTTTGAATTCCTTCTGTCGCAGTTCACCAGTTTTGCGAGCGTGTTCGCCGAACTCGCGCTTGACCCGGTCACCTATCTTTATCTTGTGGGCTCGGTGGCGCTGGGCATCATCTTCGGCGCACTTCCAGGACTGACGGCCACATTGGCGGTGACGATCCTGACCGGATTTTTCGGCAACAAGTTCCCGGTCGAGCAGTCGCTCATCGCGTTGATCGGCGCTTATGTGGGCGCGATTTATGGCGGCTCCTATCCCTCGATCCTGCTCAACATTCCTGGCACGGCGGCCTCCGCAGCAACCGCCATGGACGGACATCCACTGGCGAAGCAGGGGCGGGGAGGAGAGGCGCTCGGCATGACCACGACGGCCTCGTTCATCGGCACCATGATCGGCACATTCTGCCTGCTGATCTTCGTCTGGGTGCTGATGGCGGTTTCCAAACAGATCGCCTCGCCCGAAAAAGCGTTGCTCGCCCTGTTCGGCATCCTCGTCTCGGGCACGTTGATGAGCACGGACCTCGTTGTCAAAGGCTGGATCGCAGGGCTGATCGGCCTCGCCATGGCGATGGTGGGGCTCGACCCGATCCTCTCCGAGCAGCGCTATACATTCGGGTGGTCCTATCTTTTGTCGGGTTTCATGGTGGTGCCGGTGCTCATGGGCGCTTTTGCCATCCCGCAGATCCTCAACGGATTGCGTGAAGGCGCGCTGGCGGCAAATCCCATCCAGATCGGCAGGATCCTCCCAAGCTTCGGCAAGATTCGCCGTTATCTGCCCACCATTTCCCGCTCCGGCGCGATAGGTGTGGGGATCGGTTCGCTGCCGGGCGTCGGTGAGGATGTCTCCGGCTGGGTGTCCTACGGCGTCGGCAAGAGCTTTTCCAAGGAACCGGAAAAGTTCGGAAAGGGGTCCCTGGAAGGGCTGATTTCCTCCGAAACGGCCAACAATGCCTGTATTGGCGGTGCGCTCATTCCGCTCCTTGTTCTGGGAATCCCCGGCTCGCCGCCCGCCGCAGCGCTTCTTGGCGCGCTGATGATCAACAATGTGACGCCCGGTCCGACCATCGATCCGATGCTCATCATCCGCATTGTCGCCATTCTGGTTCTGGCCTCCTTCACCATGTTCGTGCTCGGCCTGTTCATGGCGCGCATCTTCATCTCCGTCCTTCGGCTGCCGCAGACCATATTCCTGCCCATTGTCATGGTGCTCACCACCATTGGCTCCTTCTCTGTTGGCGGCGGCGTCAACGATCTGTTCCTCATGGTCGTCGTCGGACTCGTATCCTTTGCGTTGATCCGCATGGAATACCCGATCGCGCCGCTGGTCATCGGCGTCATTCTCGGTGGACTGTTTGACGAGACCTTCCGCAGGTCGCTTCTGGTGTCGGATGGCGATCTGACCACATTCCTGATGCGTCCGGGGGCAGCGATTCTGGTGGTCCTCAACCTGCTCCTGATCCTGTCACAAATTCCTGCCGTCAAACGGGGCGCTGGCCGGCTGTTCAGACGCAAGGCCGCGGCAAGTGGCCTTCCTACAGAGAGTGAGAAAGCCTGA
- a CDS encoding alpha/beta hydrolase: protein MQELASSGAALRARAIYDYGETAIMASTVDPRFHMMLYVPPAAAEGKKVDLLVAVHGTGRTSAFEFRDGFAEFGLYNDCAILCPIFPVNVRGDGARSGYKYMQEGDIRYDRLLLSMVEEMAGKYGQDWSKFAIFGYSGGGHFAHRFAILHPEKLWAASIGAPGSVTLLDPERDWWVGVRDVAERFGKPFDASALARVAVHMVVGDADLETWEIAHAPGSSYFMEGANDAGATRPERLRSLKASFEAAGVNVTFDEIPGVSHDRMKCIGHTKAFLTRTLKEMRT, encoded by the coding sequence ATGCAGGAGCTTGCATCCAGCGGTGCGGCTTTGCGCGCGCGCGCAATCTACGACTATGGCGAAACCGCAATCATGGCGTCAACCGTCGATCCCCGGTTCCACATGATGCTCTACGTGCCCCCGGCAGCCGCCGAGGGAAAGAAGGTCGACCTGCTTGTCGCCGTCCACGGAACAGGCCGCACCTCGGCTTTCGAGTTTCGTGACGGGTTCGCCGAATTTGGTCTTTATAATGATTGTGCGATCCTGTGCCCGATCTTTCCGGTCAATGTGCGCGGTGATGGAGCTCGCTCGGGCTACAAGTACATGCAGGAAGGCGACATCCGTTATGACAGGCTTCTTCTCTCCATGGTGGAAGAGATGGCCGGGAAATACGGGCAGGACTGGTCGAAATTCGCGATCTTCGGCTATTCCGGCGGCGGTCATTTTGCGCATCGCTTCGCCATCCTCCATCCGGAAAAATTATGGGCCGCAAGCATCGGCGCACCTGGCTCGGTGACGCTCCTCGATCCGGAGCGCGACTGGTGGGTGGGCGTGCGGGACGTGGCCGAACGTTTTGGAAAGCCCTTTGATGCATCGGCTCTGGCCCGGGTTGCCGTTCACATGGTTGTGGGTGATGCGGATCTCGAGACCTGGGAAATCGCCCACGCCCCCGGTTCGTCCTATTTCATGGAAGGCGCAAATGACGCCGGCGCCACCCGGCCGGAACGGTTGCGCAGTCTCAAGGCTTCGTTCGAGGCGGCCGGAGTGAACGTGACTTTCGACGAGATTCCAGGCGTTTCGCATGACCGGATGAAATGCATCGGACATACCAAGGCCTTCCTGACCCGTACTCTGAAGGAAATGCGTACATGA
- a CDS encoding ABC transporter substrate-binding protein, with product MTRRSFHASVIALIAAGAIPASAQEATLSIGMAAPITSLDPHEDSNSPNNATSRHIWDSLINRGGSAENKPQLATEWEIVDDTHWRFKLREDVTFHDGSSFDAEDVVVSLIRARDKESQAFASYTRNIANVTAEDDHTVVVETTVPDPMILNSLSRIRIISSDFADAPVSDFENGPAAVGTGPFKLASYTPGDRIELERNDEYFGGPADWSRVTLRLVPDDGGRLASLLAGDLDLIENLPAEGVARVESNDDLKIIRGQSTRLVYLGMDVSRDQTPFATAKDGSPLESNPFKDERVRKALLMSMNREAIVDRVMQKNGTVAHQYVAEGFFGHSDEVEKVGYDPEAAKALLAEAGYPDGFALTIHGPSGRYVNDSEVLQAAGQMFSRIGIDTKVEVMPWSVYSGKYANGEYSLFLGSWGVNTGEVSNPALALVAARNAEKGTGRYNGGGIDIPAVNELLDKATSTLDEEAREPLLQDVSAHTFNDVWLLPMHYENVVMGARNGIEFKPRGDKYTLAYEVHKSGE from the coding sequence ATGACCCGGCGGAGTTTTCATGCTTCGGTGATTGCGCTGATCGCCGCTGGCGCCATTCCCGCATCCGCACAGGAGGCAACGCTATCAATCGGCATGGCTGCGCCCATCACTTCGCTTGATCCGCATGAGGATTCCAATTCACCGAACAATGCCACCAGCCGTCACATATGGGACAGCCTCATCAATCGCGGTGGCTCGGCGGAAAACAAGCCCCAGCTAGCAACGGAGTGGGAGATCGTCGACGACACGCATTGGCGCTTCAAGCTTCGTGAGGACGTCACCTTTCATGACGGCTCATCCTTTGACGCTGAGGACGTGGTGGTTTCGCTCATAAGAGCCCGGGACAAGGAGAGCCAGGCATTTGCTTCCTACACCCGCAACATCGCCAATGTGACTGCCGAGGACGATCACACCGTTGTGGTTGAAACGACTGTCCCGGATCCGATGATCCTGAACTCGCTCAGCCGCATTCGCATCATAAGTTCGGATTTTGCGGATGCACCGGTTTCCGATTTCGAGAACGGTCCAGCGGCAGTCGGTACGGGTCCTTTCAAACTGGCTTCCTACACTCCGGGTGACAGGATCGAGCTTGAGCGGAATGACGAGTATTTTGGCGGCCCTGCTGACTGGTCCCGTGTGACCCTTCGTCTCGTACCGGATGATGGCGGTCGCCTTGCCTCCCTTCTGGCCGGTGATCTGGACCTGATCGAGAACCTTCCCGCCGAGGGTGTGGCTCGAGTCGAGTCCAATGATGATCTGAAGATCATTCGCGGCCAGTCCACCCGCCTCGTCTATCTCGGTATGGACGTTTCGCGCGATCAGACACCCTTTGCCACCGCAAAGGACGGGTCCCCGTTGGAGAGCAACCCCTTCAAGGATGAAAGGGTTCGCAAGGCTCTTTTGATGTCTATGAACCGCGAAGCAATCGTGGATCGTGTCATGCAGAAGAACGGCACGGTCGCGCATCAATACGTCGCGGAAGGCTTTTTCGGACATTCCGACGAGGTCGAGAAAGTCGGTTATGATCCCGAGGCTGCGAAGGCACTGTTGGCAGAAGCAGGATATCCAGACGGCTTTGCCCTCACGATTCACGGTCCGTCGGGCCGATATGTGAATGACAGTGAAGTGTTGCAGGCTGCCGGCCAGATGTTCTCCCGCATCGGCATCGACACCAAGGTCGAAGTCATGCCGTGGTCGGTCTATTCGGGCAAGTACGCCAATGGCGAGTATTCGCTCTTCCTCGGATCCTGGGGCGTAAATACCGGTGAGGTGTCCAATCCGGCTTTGGCCCTGGTGGCAGCAAGGAACGCCGAAAAGGGCACCGGACGCTACAATGGCGGCGGCATCGATATTCCCGCGGTCAACGAATTGCTGGACAAGGCGACTTCGACGCTCGACGAAGAGGCAAGAGAGCCACTCCTCCAAGACGTTTCGGCGCATACATTCAACGATGTGTGGCTGTTGCCGATGCACTACGAAAATGTGGTGATGGGGGCGAGAAACGGCATCGAGTTCAAGCCGCGTGGGGACAAGTATACCCTCGCTTATGAAGTGCACAAATCGGGCGAGTGA
- the ggt gene encoding gamma-glutamyltransferase, with amino-acid sequence MNRNATIVAPQPEAVEAGAEVLERGGNAIDAALACAFVQGVVDPQMCGIGGFGSMQVYMPERGIHEMLEFYALAPSAAKPDMWLDKLLGQSRDGFGFILENNISEIGYLACCTPASLKGYERALKDYGTWDWGDLIAPAIKYAEEGFKIRPHMHWYWTKDQSSDGQINTLDKLRYSQTGQRVYFRSDGKLREVGEILSNPDLGRTLRRIAESGSSDIFYHGEIAEQIAADFAANGGLIALEDLAQYEITKASPVWGSYRGHRIASSPPPGSGFPMIELLHILEHFDLAAMKHGSTEYVRTLFEAMKRMTIDKDKHMGDPAYVDVPVDELLSKEHAAELAAQIKRGERASVERLDMSQRDTTHISVVDKQGNAVALTHSLGSPSGAITEGLGFMYNGLMSRFDPRPGKAASIAPRKRRASSAAPTIVFEGENPSIVIGAPGGSYIAPTVAQGIINMIDFDMNIHAAVSAPRLVGVSNSIDICNRIRRSVAEELRGQGYEVLRSPQAYAFAALHGIRITDGVSSGAADPQRDGMAISVD; translated from the coding sequence ATGAACCGTAACGCCACGATCGTCGCTCCGCAGCCAGAAGCGGTGGAGGCCGGAGCCGAAGTCCTGGAACGCGGCGGCAATGCCATCGATGCGGCACTTGCCTGCGCGTTTGTTCAGGGGGTCGTCGACCCGCAGATGTGTGGCATCGGCGGCTTCGGATCGATGCAGGTTTATATGCCGGAACGGGGCATCCACGAGATGCTGGAGTTCTATGCGCTCGCACCCTCTGCCGCGAAGCCGGATATGTGGCTCGACAAGCTCCTGGGGCAAAGCCGCGATGGGTTTGGTTTCATCCTTGAAAACAATATCTCCGAGATCGGCTATCTCGCCTGCTGCACACCCGCCTCGCTCAAGGGATATGAGCGCGCGCTGAAGGATTATGGCACATGGGACTGGGGCGACCTCATCGCGCCGGCCATCAAATATGCCGAAGAAGGCTTCAAGATCCGGCCGCATATGCACTGGTACTGGACGAAGGACCAGTCAAGCGATGGGCAGATCAATACGCTGGACAAGCTGCGATACTCGCAAACGGGGCAGCGCGTCTATTTCCGCAGTGATGGCAAGCTTCGGGAAGTGGGCGAGATTCTCAGCAATCCAGATCTCGGGCGTACACTGCGACGGATAGCTGAGAGCGGTTCTTCAGACATCTTTTATCACGGTGAGATTGCCGAGCAGATTGCGGCGGATTTCGCCGCCAATGGTGGATTGATCGCGCTGGAAGATCTGGCGCAATACGAAATCACCAAGGCATCGCCCGTGTGGGGCAGTTACCGAGGGCACCGGATTGCCTCCAGCCCCCCGCCGGGTTCCGGCTTTCCGATGATCGAATTGCTGCATATTCTTGAGCACTTCGACCTCGCAGCCATGAAGCACGGCTCCACGGAGTATGTGCGCACGCTGTTCGAAGCGATGAAGCGGATGACCATCGACAAGGACAAACATATGGGCGACCCCGCCTATGTGGATGTTCCGGTGGATGAACTTCTGTCGAAGGAGCACGCCGCAGAACTCGCTGCGCAGATCAAGCGGGGAGAGCGCGCCAGCGTTGAACGACTGGACATGTCGCAGCGGGATACCACACACATTTCCGTTGTGGACAAGCAGGGCAATGCCGTGGCGTTGACCCATTCGCTGGGCAGCCCGTCCGGTGCGATCACCGAAGGGCTGGGTTTCATGTACAACGGGTTGATGAGCCGCTTCGATCCGCGACCGGGCAAGGCCGCTTCGATCGCGCCCCGCAAGCGCAGGGCGAGTTCAGCGGCACCGACGATCGTGTTCGAAGGTGAGAATCCGTCGATCGTGATAGGCGCTCCCGGGGGCAGCTACATTGCCCCCACGGTGGCCCAGGGTATCATCAACATGATCGATTTCGACATGAACATTCATGCCGCCGTTTCGGCGCCGCGTCTGGTCGGCGTTTCCAACAGCATCGACATCTGCAACCGGATTCGACGCTCCGTGGCAGAAGAGCTGCGTGGGCAAGGCTATGAAGTGTTGCGCTCACCGCAAGCTTATGCGTTCGCGGCACTGCATGGTATCCGGATAACGGACGGGGTCTCTTCGGGTGCTGCAGATCCGCAGCGCGACGGTATGGCGATCAGCGTCGACTGA
- a CDS encoding putative quinol monooxygenase, translated as MYCVAVTFRVHKDHTRAFRARVIRQAKESVDLEPGCSVFDVWTDPERGDEVFLYEIYDDRAAFEAHLQSAHFKAFDAEVAAWVADKKVVTWSGKA; from the coding sequence ATGTATTGTGTTGCCGTGACCTTTCGTGTCCACAAGGACCACACAAGAGCCTTTCGGGCTCGCGTCATCCGGCAGGCGAAGGAGTCTGTGGATCTGGAGCCCGGCTGTTCGGTATTCGATGTCTGGACCGATCCGGAGCGCGGGGATGAGGTTTTCCTTTACGAGATATACGACGACCGCGCCGCCTTCGAAGCGCATCTCCAGAGCGCGCATTTCAAGGCCTTCGATGCAGAAGTGGCCGCCTGGGTGGCCGACAAGAAGGTTGTGACCTGGAGCGGCAAGGCATGA
- a CDS encoding N-acyl homoserine lactonase family protein, whose amino-acid sequence MDDIYEVFALKYAERNGRTRGDSFLFDDDHASQHDMDYSIWVIRNESRVIVVDTGYDEEEAKRRGRPILETPARCLADFGIDPAKVDTVVITHLHYDHAGSLRDFPNARFHLQAAELGFATGPCMCHDVLKAPFSVEHVVDMVRHVYSGRVVFHDGDGEVAPGVQVHAVGGHSRGLQCVRVKTARGYLVLASDASHYYENFLRKKLFPIVENPQAMLEGFDLLPRLASVPSLIIPGHDPLVRTLFPVVAVSGKLTVNRLDVEPAADFLQKTGQA is encoded by the coding sequence ATGGATGATATCTACGAGGTCTTTGCCCTCAAATATGCCGAACGCAATGGCCGCACACGTGGGGACTCCTTCCTTTTCGACGATGATCACGCAAGCCAGCATGACATGGACTATTCCATCTGGGTGATCCGCAATGAGAGCCGCGTTATCGTCGTCGACACCGGCTATGACGAAGAGGAGGCAAAGCGCCGTGGCAGGCCGATCCTTGAGACACCGGCACGCTGCCTCGCCGATTTCGGCATAGATCCGGCCAAGGTCGACACGGTGGTCATCACGCATCTCCACTATGATCATGCCGGATCGCTCCGGGATTTTCCCAATGCCCGATTTCATTTGCAGGCCGCTGAGTTGGGGTTCGCCACTGGACCGTGCATGTGTCACGACGTGCTGAAGGCGCCTTTCTCGGTCGAGCACGTGGTGGATATGGTGCGCCATGTCTATTCCGGCCGTGTGGTTTTTCATGATGGCGATGGCGAAGTTGCACCGGGTGTTCAGGTTCATGCGGTGGGCGGCCATTCACGCGGGCTGCAATGTGTGCGGGTCAAGACCGCGCGCGGCTATCTTGTGCTCGCCTCGGACGCCTCGCATTATTACGAGAATTTCCTGCGCAAAAAGCTGTTTCCGATCGTTGAAAACCCGCAAGCGATGCTGGAGGGGTTTGATCTTCTTCCTAGGCTTGCCAGCGTTCCCTCCCTCATCATTCCGGGCCATGACCCGCTCGTGCGAACGCTGTTTCCTGTGGTGGCAGTCAGCGGCAAGCTGACGGTCAACCGGCTCGATGTGGAGCCGGCAGCCGATTTCCTTCAAAAGACGGGGCAGGCATAG
- the otnK gene encoding 3-oxo-tetronate kinase — translation MKLGCIGDDFTGSSDLGNTLAKAGMRTVQYCGLPGRAAAPDVEAGVVSLKTRTMPADEAVRQSLEALDWLRDQGCQQFFFKYCSTFDSTSKGNIGPVAEALSDALGAGPVIFCPAFPATGRSVYQGYLFVNDRLLNESGMENHPLTPMRDADLRRVLASQTQKPVGHVGIGDVLAGHDAIRNALSREFEAGRPFIVVDAITDEHLVDIGRAAADLSLVTGGSGIALGLPENFGCRPALQGRLEGFEPVASRAVALAGSVSRATRGQVDAHRQAGQPLFEIVAADVIENRINAKLLTDWLLQQDGVPLAYSSTNPETVAENQRRFGRDEVAHAIEQLFAETARLVSERGVEIIISAGGETSGAIVSALRVEAFEIGPEIDPGVPALQVVGAPLRLALKSGNFGGADFFSKAARILGATL, via the coding sequence ATGAAGCTGGGTTGTATCGGGGATGACTTCACCGGATCGTCGGACCTCGGAAACACGCTGGCCAAGGCCGGCATGCGGACCGTGCAGTATTGCGGACTTCCTGGGAGAGCCGCCGCGCCTGACGTGGAGGCCGGTGTTGTTTCGCTGAAAACGCGGACCATGCCAGCCGATGAGGCAGTGCGGCAATCGCTGGAAGCGCTCGACTGGCTGCGAGATCAGGGCTGTCAGCAATTCTTCTTCAAATATTGCTCCACCTTCGATTCAACATCAAAAGGCAATATCGGTCCGGTGGCGGAAGCCCTGAGCGATGCGCTCGGTGCAGGTCCGGTGATCTTCTGTCCGGCCTTTCCCGCGACGGGTCGCTCCGTCTATCAGGGCTATCTTTTCGTCAATGACCGGCTGCTGAATGAATCCGGCATGGAAAACCATCCGCTGACACCGATGCGGGATGCCGACTTGCGCCGTGTGCTGGCCTCGCAAACCCAAAAGCCGGTTGGCCATGTCGGTATCGGCGATGTGCTGGCGGGGCACGATGCCATTCGCAACGCTCTCTCGCGGGAATTCGAGGCTGGCCGTCCCTTCATCGTGGTCGACGCGATCACCGACGAGCATCTGGTGGACATCGGCAGGGCGGCGGCCGATCTTTCGCTGGTGACTGGCGGCTCAGGCATTGCCCTCGGTTTGCCGGAGAATTTCGGCTGCCGTCCCGCGCTTCAGGGCCGGCTTGAAGGATTTGAGCCGGTGGCTTCAAGGGCGGTAGCGCTGGCAGGTTCCGTTTCTCGCGCTACGCGCGGTCAGGTGGATGCGCACCGGCAGGCGGGCCAGCCACTTTTTGAAATCGTCGCCGCAGACGTGATCGAGAACCGGATCAACGCGAAGCTGCTTACTGATTGGCTGCTCCAACAGGACGGCGTACCGCTTGCCTATTCTTCCACCAATCCGGAAACTGTGGCGGAGAACCAGCGCCGGTTTGGCCGAGACGAGGTGGCGCATGCCATCGAACAGCTGTTTGCCGAGACGGCACGTCTTGTTTCGGAACGCGGCGTCGAGATCATCATTTCCGCCGGTGGCGAGACATCCGGAGCAATCGTTTCCGCGCTCAGGGTGGAGGCGTTTGAAATCGGTCCGGAGATCGATCCTGGCGTTCCGGCGCTTCAGGTTGTTGGGGCGCCGCTTCGGTTGGCGCTGAAATCCGGCAATTTCGGGGGAGCGGATTTCTTCAGCAAGGCAGCACGAATCCTGGGAGCGACACTATGA
- a CDS encoding IclR family transcriptional regulator: protein MEVARKPNIGVTDLARKTGLNKSRAYRLLHTMEQRQIVKRTKDGAYGLGDAMLVLGITASSQTDMIRLATPILEELCQRVNETVQLRTIDGMEALCVAKAEPSRDLRVHANVGRRRPLYAGSPKCLLAFQPQAFIDKCVPLKPAALTPNTPRSRKAILAELTRIRRQGYCVSRGEVSDHQVSCAAPVFTLDNSVIATVHVVAPAFRIQESELEHIIRLATSSAARLSRALGWSGEEVAAG, encoded by the coding sequence ATGGAGGTGGCCCGAAAGCCGAACATCGGTGTGACGGATCTCGCCAGAAAAACAGGACTCAACAAGTCCCGTGCCTATAGATTGTTGCATACAATGGAACAGCGTCAAATCGTTAAGCGGACGAAAGATGGCGCTTATGGCCTGGGTGATGCCATGCTGGTTCTGGGAATCACCGCCAGTTCGCAAACGGACATGATCCGTCTGGCAACGCCCATTCTCGAAGAGCTGTGCCAACGGGTGAACGAGACTGTGCAACTGCGGACGATCGATGGCATGGAAGCCTTATGTGTCGCGAAGGCCGAGCCTTCACGAGACCTGAGGGTGCATGCGAATGTGGGGCGCCGTCGTCCGCTATATGCGGGTTCGCCCAAATGTCTTCTGGCCTTCCAGCCGCAGGCATTCATCGACAAATGCGTCCCCTTGAAACCCGCTGCGCTCACCCCAAACACGCCACGCTCCCGCAAGGCCATTCTTGCCGAGCTCACGAGGATTCGTCGTCAGGGATATTGTGTCAGCCGCGGTGAGGTGAGCGACCATCAGGTTTCCTGCGCCGCCCCCGTCTTTACCCTGGACAATTCGGTCATAGCGACCGTGCATGTGGTGGCTCCTGCGTTCCGGATTCAGGAATCCGAACTGGAGCACATCATTCGTCTGGCGACATCATCCGCGGCTCGGCTCTCCCGGGCTTTGGGTTGGAGTGGTGAGGAGGTTGCAGCGGGATAG